CCACACCAGGCTGTCTTGTAAAAAGGGGTGATCCGTATCAATCACCGCCACGGTCACCCCGGCGCCGGCAGAAAACCATCCCTTTCCTTCAACAGGATGAGAACGGGCACCTGATCGGCCGCCTGAAGCTTCGTTAAAACTTCCGGCGCCACCACCGGCTCCAAAGCCCAGGCCGAAGCGTGCCATGCTCCCAGTACCAGACAGCAGAGGAAAATCGCGAAAATCCATTTCATTTTTTTCAACGCTATGCCTCTAAACTCAACACCGATTTTCGCCTTAGTTTAACCGTCGAGGTTCTCGCAAAACTATATTCAAAAAGTTGAAAGTTGAATGATCGCCAAAGACAAGGAACTTCACCAGCTTTTCCAGTCCATCTCCATGCCATTGTTCGCCTTTATTATCTTGACTTCAGGTAGTTTTTTAAATCCCTATAGTAATTTTCATGTGGGCCAATCATTATTAATTCAAGATCACTTTCAATAAAGCGATAGGACAGTAGGTATTGAGTGTTTTTAATTTTGAATTTGTGGACGTATACCCCACGGAGGTCGCCTTTCTTTTCTGCTCCAACAGATGGGTTTTCGGCAATTTTAAAAACCTGTTTATCCAGCGACTTTTTTTCTTGTTTGCTGAATTTTTTAACGTTTCGTTCAAATGATCTGGACTGAAGAATTTTCATTGGCGATTATCCAAATTTATACTCTGAGGATTCACCTTGTTCAAGCTCTGCAAGGCCGATAAGGATGTCCTTGATCAGACTATAGGTTAAATCAGAATTTTCTTCAGCGCATTTTCCAATTCGTGCCCAATGTTCAATTTGGCCGGTTAACGACCGGCTATCGATTTTACTAAATATCTTTGCGTCCCGAACTAAATCGTCGGTAATTCTTACCGCGGTTGTCATTATCGTTACCTCCTTTACTATTATTTCAGATAATGATAGCGCAAAAAATAGCAAATCGCAACATATAATTGCATAGTGTAATGTGACTTTTTCAGTTTGTAAAGCAAACGTTTCGGCTCACTTACCGGGAAAGCCTGATATAGTTAAACTTTTCTTTGACGGTTTATTTTTGAAACCCCTGTAAAATCGTGGTACTATGGCGCACCAAAGCGTTTTTAGCACTACTTGATTATATTGCTCAAGTAAATCGCGCCGGCTACATGATCTGGCGAATGACCAGGGACAGAACGACCTTGACCGCCTGAAAAATCCTGCCGCAGCACCAGACAGCAGAAGAAAAAGAAGCAACTACGCTCAATATAAGTCACCGGGCTGACCGCGCCGGTAAATCCACCCCGGCCAACCCGGTGAAGAATATATGCTATCGGGTGGCTGAGTTCACAAGCTCCTCAAGCCGTTTCTCCCTGGCGGCGAGTTCCGCCCGCAGTTTGAGGATTTCGTCCTGCTGACTCTGAATCTCCTGAATAACCGGATCTTCAGCAGACGAGGCGCTAAAGGGCATACTGCTTGTACATTGACAATCCGTCCGACCGAAGTCTGCAGCAAAAACAGCGAGGTCAGAGCCATCCACATCCTGGTCCTGATCAAAATCCCCCGGGCATGGGCTGCGGAGAATAATGCTTTGAGAAATCACTTCCTGCTCTTCATTGCCAAGCTCATCGACGGCGGTGACAGCGAAAAAATACTCGGTATCATAGGGCAGGGAAACAACGTCCTCGAACATTCCGGGCGGAAGCACGGCCCCGGGAGCCAAGGCAACGACATCGGTAAAGAATACGGTATCCTGATAAATGTTGTACTGCACCACATCGCCCTGCCCCGCTTCATCATAGCCGTACCAGGAAAGCAGCGCCTGGCCGTCGCAGAGGTCGGTGACGGTCAGAGTGGTTATCGGGGCCGGGGGGCTATCGTCAAAGACCTTGGTGACCTCGATCCCCTCAACGTAGGGCTCTTCGGTGACAACTCCGAAGTCAAAAATGCCTGCGGGATCATCGGTCATCCAGGCGCCGTCCCGTAAGGCGCCGGCCATCGCCTTGAGGCTGAAACTTTGGACATCGCCGATGGAGCCGGCGAACTCGCCAACCAGAATCTTTACCGTCCCGGTTACTGACCGGTCCCCTTCTCCGCTATTCGTGCTGGTACCAACCCATACCTTGCAACCAGCTTCCGCTGTATAGAGCGATTCATAAGCTGAATTTTCGGTCAGGGAAATCGTCATTGGCGCACCTACGTCAGCAATGGCGGAAAGAACCGTCCAGTTACCCGGAAGCTGCAGCACCAGGCCGTGTTCTGACGCACCGTCACCAATGTCCACGGCCTCGCCATCGAAACTGAGGGTAATGACCGTCCCGGTATCAGCCGCATCAGGAGCGGTAAAGGATTGCATACTGAGCTGGCAGCCGCCAAGCAGCAATGACCCCGCCAACAGGAAGCCAAGAAGCAATGGAAATATTTTTACTGATGTAATGGTGTTCGTCGTTTTCATTTTCCCTTCCTCCATTCTAAAATTTTGATTTCCGGAATGTCCGGGTTTGACTCAAAGCGGTAAAGT
The Pseudomonadota bacterium genome window above contains:
- a CDS encoding type II toxin-antitoxin system RelE/ParE family toxin, which encodes MKILQSRSFERNVKKFSKQEKKSLDKQVFKIAENPSVGAEKKGDLRGVYVHKFKIKNTQYLLSYRFIESDLELIMIGPHENYYRDLKNYLKSR